Below is a genomic region from Ancylomarina subtilis.
TTAGGATCCCTTTTGAGTTTCCAGCGCTTATGTGTCCATAACCAATAAGCAGGATCGCGTCTGATCTGTTCTTCGAGTAGTTGCGTGTGTTTTTTACTGATTTCACCGTAGCTCGTCGAACAAGGATTTTCTTCAATAATTTGTAAATCAATCTCGTAGTAGCCGCGTTTAACTCGGGTCATATTCATGAAAATAACAGCATAATTAAACTCAATCGCATATTTCTCTGTTCCAAACATGATAGCCGTATCCTGATTTAAAAATCGTGTCCAAAATAAATTGTTTTTTGACTTCTTAGGGCACTGGTCACAACCAAAACCAATGATTAGATTTCGATCAGTATTATTCTTAAGATAATCTTTCCCTTCTTTCTTTGGGATCAGTTCGATTCCGAATTTCGATCTGGATTCGATGAATTTTTTGTTGAAGAATTTGTTGCTTAAGGGTTTATAAAGGGCAGCCGCCTGATGCTTGAGAGAAAGGTTTAAACAAGCAGCTGCCATTTCCCAGTTGTTGTAATGACCTGAGGCCAATACAATACTCTTATTATTTCTGTAAAGATTATCCAGGATTTCTGGATTTGTAATTTTACAACGATCTAAAGCCTGCTTTTCGCTGATACTAAAACATTTGAGGCTTTCAACGATGAAATCACAGAAGAAATGATAAAACTTTCTCGTAATTTG
It encodes:
- a CDS encoding lysophospholipid acyltransferase family protein; this encodes MTRILYYLIIKPLSLLPLRLLYLISNLLFLVCYYLLSYRKSIVVSNLKASFPEKNKTEIKQITRKFYHFFCDFIVESLKCFSISEKQALDRCKITNPEILDNLYRNNKSIVLASGHYNNWEMAAACLNLSLKHQAAALYKPLSNKFFNKKFIESRSKFGIELIPKKEGKDYLKNNTDRNLIIGFGCDQCPKKSKNNLFWTRFLNQDTAIMFGTEKYAIEFNYAVIFMNMTRVKRGYYEIDLQIIEENPCSTSYGEISKKHTQLLEEQIRRDPAYWLWTHKRWKLKRDPNETLH